A section of the Oncorhynchus tshawytscha isolate Ot180627B linkage group LG09, Otsh_v2.0, whole genome shotgun sequence genome encodes:
- the LOC112258050 gene encoding H-2 class II histocompatibility antigen, A-Q alpha chain-like yields the protein MSFEMNYSVIILILTGAVYTSAEIHHEIHFIYGCFESSDPAVGLEIDGDEVFYGDFNKNSNTCLIADVVFTLPKFISITPEDKERACEYATISRVWCKDCIAWGKQSKPKIPKIKDAPESTIYPRDEVELGVENTLICFVNDFFPPPVKVNWTKNGMEVTEGLSLSRYYPNKDGTFHQFSSLSFTPQKEDVYICAVAHTALKDPKTREYKVSRSSVGPGPAVFCGVGLTLGLLGVATGIFFIYKGKRATESQE from the exons atgagcttcGAGATGAACTACTCTGTGATTATACTGATTCTCACTGGAGCCGTTTACACTTCTGCAGAAA TTCATCATGAAATTCACTTTATCTACGGATGCTTTGAGTCAAGTGATCCTGCGGTGGGACTTGAGATTGATGGAGATGAAGTCTTCTATGGCGACTTCAATAAAAACAGTAATACGTGTCTAATAGCAGATGTAGTGTTTACATTACCTAAATTCATATCTATTACACCAGAGGATAAAGAAAGGGCTTGTGAATATGCTACCATTAGCAGAGTTTGGTGCAAAGACTGCATCGCATGGGGCAAACAGTCTAAACCAAAAATACCAaaaatcaaag ATGCCCCTGAGAGCACCATCTACCCCAGGGATGAGGTGGAACTGGGGGTGGAAAACACCCTCATCTGCTTTGTGAATGATTTCTTTCCCCCACCTGTCAAAGTCAACTGGACCAAGAATGGAATGGAGGTGACTGAGGGATTGTCTCTCAGTCGTTACTATCCTAATAAAGATGGAACGTTCCACCAGTTCTCCAGCCTGAGTTTCACCCCACAAAAGGAAGACGTCTACATCTGCGCTGTGGCGCACACGGCCCTGAAGGACCCCAAAACCAGGG AATATAAGGTCAGTCGTTCCAGTGTTGGTCCTGGTCCTGCTGTATTCTGTGGAGTGGGCCTCACTCTTGGGCTGCTGGGGGTGGCTACTGGAATATTCTTCATCTACAAAGGAAAGAGAGCCACTGAGTCTCAGGAATAA